Proteins encoded in a region of the Dorea longicatena genome:
- a CDS encoding energy-coupling factor transporter transmembrane component T family protein: protein MIRDITIGRYYDSESVIHRMDPRTKLMGVLVYIISLFLVKNVWWYLGCLIVMLVLYRLARVPVGYLLKGLRGILVLLCFTFLFRMLYTPGDAVASVWIFTITKQGIWKAVQMTARIALMITGASLLSYTSTPKELADGLEKAFSGLGKIGVPVHEMAVIVMIAFRFIPIMLEELNVLMDAQAARGARFEEGNVVEKCKGVMTLLFPLFLMTVRRSSDLAMAMEARGYTGSTETSRMYPLTYKKEDRAGYIVILIYLAVFIIGRISFLFF from the coding sequence ATGATTCGGGATATTACGATTGGAAGATATTATGATTCGGAATCTGTGATTCACCGGATGGATCCGAGAACAAAACTGATGGGAGTTCTGGTTTATATTATTTCTTTATTTCTTGTAAAAAATGTCTGGTGGTATCTCGGATGTCTGATTGTAATGCTGGTTCTTTATAGGCTTGCAAGAGTTCCAGTGGGATATTTGTTAAAAGGATTAAGAGGAATTCTTGTTCTGCTTTGCTTTACTTTTCTGTTCCGTATGCTGTATACACCGGGAGATGCGGTCGCATCTGTTTGGATATTTACCATAACAAAACAGGGAATATGGAAAGCAGTGCAGATGACAGCAAGGATAGCTTTGATGATCACAGGTGCGTCTCTGCTTTCTTACACTTCAACGCCGAAAGAACTGGCAGATGGTCTGGAGAAGGCTTTTTCGGGATTGGGGAAGATTGGAGTCCCGGTACATGAGATGGCAGTGATCGTGATGATAGCATTTCGTTTTATCCCGATTATGCTGGAAGAGTTAAATGTGTTGATGGATGCACAGGCGGCAAGAGGTGCAAGGTTTGAAGAGGGAAATGTTGTCGAAAAATGTAAAGGGGTTATGACGTTATTGTTTCCGCTGTTTCTGATGACGGTCAGGAGATCATCGGATCTGGCTATGGCGATGGAAGCGCGGGGATATACCGGAAGCACAGAAACTTCAAGAATGTATCCGTTGACATATAAAAAAGAAGACA
- the rapZ gene encoding RNase adapter RapZ, with protein sequence MRCVIVTGMSGAGKSTALKMLEDMGYFCVDNLPVPLIPKMAELLSVPGTEINKAALGVDIRSGQNFSELEKILKDLDQSGTRFEILYLESRDDVLIKRYKETRRFHPLSGKGGRVEEGIREERKRLKFLRERADYLIDSSHMLTRELRAELSKIFVENKEYKNLYISVLSFGFKYGIPADADLVFDVRFLPNPYYIDELRPKSGNDREVREYVMNNDKAREFLAKLTDMIEFLIPNYVQEGKTQLVIGIGCTGGKHRSVTLANELYEALQKNDNYGIRIEHRDIGKDAITKAR encoded by the coding sequence ATGAGATGTGTGATTGTTACCGGAATGTCCGGAGCTGGAAAAAGTACAGCACTTAAGATGCTGGAAGATATGGGATATTTCTGTGTAGATAATCTGCCGGTGCCGTTGATACCGAAGATGGCGGAGCTGTTAAGTGTTCCGGGCACAGAGATTAATAAAGCGGCACTTGGAGTTGACATTCGAAGCGGACAGAATTTTTCTGAACTTGAAAAGATTTTAAAAGATCTGGACCAGTCAGGAACCAGATTTGAGATCCTTTATCTGGAATCCCGTGATGATGTTCTGATCAAAAGATATAAAGAAACGAGACGTTTTCATCCGTTGTCCGGAAAAGGCGGCAGGGTGGAAGAAGGAATCAGGGAAGAGAGAAAACGCCTGAAGTTCTTAAGAGAACGGGCAGATTATCTGATTGACAGCAGTCATATGCTGACCAGAGAACTGCGTGCAGAGCTGTCGAAGATTTTTGTGGAAAATAAGGAATATAAGAATCTGTATATATCTGTGCTGTCGTTTGGGTTCAAATATGGAATCCCGGCAGATGCAGATCTGGTATTTGATGTAAGATTTCTTCCTAATCCTTATTACATAGATGAACTTCGTCCAAAGAGTGGTAATGACAGAGAAGTCAGAGAATATGTTATGAATAATGACAAAGCAAGGGAGTTCCTTGCAAAATTGACGGATATGATAGAATTTCTGATTCCTAATTATGTACAGGAAGGAAAGACACAGCTTGTGATCGGCATCGGATGTACGGGAGGAAAACACCGCTCGGTTACGCTCGCGAATGAGCTGTACGAGGCGCTTCAGAAGAATGATAATTATGGTATCCGGATAGAACACCGAGATATAGGAAAGGATGCTATTACCAAAGCGAGGTAG
- a CDS encoding HlyC/CorC family transporter, with amino-acid sequence MDTSVAIQLIILLILLILSGFFSSAETALTTVNRMRIRGLADEGNKKAKTVMHITDDTSKMLSAILIGNNVVNLSAASLTTTLAYNLGGSMVAVASAVLSVLIIIFGEITPKTMATLHAEKMSLRYAPVINLYIKVMTPFVFIINKLSDIILRVLHIDPNAKNNQMTESELRTIVDVSHESGVIESDEKEMIYNVFDLGDAKAKDVMVPRVHVTFADVNATYEELIDIFREDKFTRLPIFEDTTDNVIGTINMKDLLLYDKEKEFHIRDFMREAYFTYEYKNISELLVEMRQASFNIAIVLDEYGETSGLITLEDILEEIVGEIHDEYDENEEDFIKQIGEREYIVEGSTNLDDLNDRLDLDLTSEEYDSVGGFIIEHLDRLPEIGDGVTTEDGIHLVVEKLDKNRIESVHLYLPEPKPEDEEGDED; translated from the coding sequence TTGGACACGAGTGTCGCGATACAGCTCATTATTCTATTGATTTTACTGATACTTTCAGGATTTTTTTCATCTGCGGAGACAGCTCTTACGACGGTCAACCGGATGCGTATCCGTGGTCTTGCCGACGAGGGAAATAAAAAAGCGAAGACCGTCATGCACATCACAGATGACACCAGTAAAATGTTAAGTGCGATCCTGATCGGTAATAATGTGGTGAATCTTTCCGCCGCTTCCCTTACCACAACCCTTGCTTACAACCTTGGCGGTTCTATGGTAGCAGTGGCAAGTGCTGTTTTATCTGTACTTATTATTATCTTTGGGGAGATCACACCAAAGACGATGGCTACACTGCATGCAGAGAAGATGTCTCTTCGTTATGCTCCGGTCATCAATCTGTACATCAAGGTCATGACACCATTTGTATTTATTATCAACAAGCTTTCTGATATCATTCTGCGTGTCCTCCACATTGATCCAAATGCGAAGAATAACCAGATGACAGAATCTGAGCTTCGTACGATCGTGGACGTCAGCCATGAAAGCGGTGTCATCGAATCCGATGAAAAAGAGATGATCTATAACGTGTTCGATCTCGGCGACGCAAAAGCGAAAGATGTCATGGTACCGAGAGTCCATGTTACATTCGCCGATGTAAATGCTACTTACGAAGAATTGATCGACATTTTCCGCGAGGACAAATTCACACGTCTTCCGATTTTTGAAGATACAACAGACAACGTTATCGGTACGATCAATATGAAAGACCTTCTCTTATATGATAAGGAAAAAGAGTTTCATATCCGCGACTTTATGCGTGAGGCCTATTTCACTTACGAATACAAGAACATTTCCGAATTACTTGTGGAGATGCGTCAGGCTTCTTTTAACATTGCCATCGTTCTGGATGAATACGGTGAGACTTCCGGTCTGATCACACTGGAGGATATTCTGGAAGAGATTGTCGGAGAAATTCATGATGAATATGATGAGAATGAAGAAGACTTCATAAAGCAGATCGGAGAGCGGGAATACATCGTAGAAGGCTCCACGAATCTGGATGACTTAAACGACAGGCTCGATCTTGACCTGACCTCAGAAGAGTATGATTCCGTCGGTGGATTCATTATCGAGCATCTGGACCGTCTTCCTGAGATCGGCGACGGCGTCACCACCGAAGACGGCATCCATCTGGTTGTAGAAAAATTAGATAAAAACAGAATCGAAAGCGTACATTTATATCTGCCGGAACCGAAACCGGAAGATGAAGAAGGAGACGAGGATTAA
- the murB gene encoding UDP-N-acetylmuramate dehydrogenase encodes MNQELGKKLLSILKEEQVKKDEPMKSHTTFRVGGPADYFVTPQTAEEVAKVIEACTQEKVPYYIVGNGSNLLVSDKGYEGVIIQIYKQMNQVKVEGAQIHAQAGALLSMIAKRALDAELTGFEFAAGIPGTLGGACVMNAGAYGGEMKDVLKSVTVLTGKGEVKTLAKEELELGYRTSVIAKKGYIVLEAVLELQKGEKEKIQAVMDDLKERRVTKQPLEYPSAGSTFKRPEGYFAGKLIQDAGLRGFQVGGAQVSEKHCGFVINKDQATASDVMNLMNQVSDKVYEEFGVRLQPEVKRLGEF; translated from the coding sequence ATGAATCAGGAATTAGGAAAGAAATTATTAAGTATTTTAAAAGAGGAACAGGTAAAAAAAGACGAACCGATGAAAAGTCACACGACATTTCGTGTGGGAGGTCCGGCAGATTATTTTGTGACACCGCAGACAGCAGAAGAAGTTGCGAAGGTGATAGAAGCATGTACACAGGAAAAAGTTCCTTATTATATAGTGGGAAATGGAAGCAATCTTCTGGTATCGGATAAAGGATATGAGGGCGTGATTATCCAGATCTATAAGCAGATGAATCAGGTAAAAGTGGAAGGTGCACAGATCCATGCACAGGCTGGTGCGCTGCTTTCGATGATCGCAAAGAGAGCGTTGGATGCAGAACTTACCGGATTTGAATTCGCGGCAGGAATTCCAGGAACGCTCGGCGGAGCCTGTGTAATGAATGCAGGAGCATACGGTGGAGAGATGAAAGACGTCCTTAAGTCTGTAACAGTACTGACAGGTAAAGGAGAAGTGAAGACGCTTGCCAAAGAAGAACTGGAACTGGGATACCGTACCAGTGTGATCGCGAAAAAAGGATATATCGTATTAGAGGCAGTGCTCGAACTTCAAAAAGGCGAGAAAGAAAAGATCCAGGCAGTGATGGATGATCTGAAGGAAAGACGTGTGACAAAGCAGCCACTGGAGTATCCAAGTGCAGGAAGTACATTCAAGCGTCCGGAAGGGTATTTTGCAGGAAAACTGATCCAGGATGCAGGGCTTCGTGGTTTCCAGGTAGGAGGAGCACAGGTGTCTGAAAAGCATTGTGGATTTGTGATCAATAAAGATCAGGCTACAGCATCAGATGTGATGAATCTGATGAACCAGGTGTCTGATAAGGTATATGAAGAGTTTGGAGTACGGCTTCAGCCGGAAGTAAAGAGACTGGGAGAATTCTAA
- a CDS encoding HPr family phosphocarrier protein yields MIRKPVTIQNNMDMEDRPVAHLVQEASQYASQVYILMGSKKINAKSIMGMMSLKLQKGEDVTIIADGQDEDAAVSGVATFLGAQK; encoded by the coding sequence ATGATTAGAAAGCCTGTTACCATTCAAAACAATATGGACATGGAAGACCGTCCGGTGGCTCATCTTGTACAGGAAGCAAGCCAGTACGCGAGCCAGGTATACATTCTGATGGGAAGCAAAAAGATTAACGCAAAAAGTATTATGGGGATGATGAGCCTGAAACTTCAGAAAGGTGAGGATGTTACGATCATAGCAGATGGCCAGGATGAAGATGCAGCCGTAAGTGGTGTGGCAACATTTCTTGGAGCACAGAAGTAA
- a CDS encoding CD3072 family TudS-related putative desulfidase has translation MKNLLIVSHCILNNAAKVEQDEAELAEEYKIREELMQLILKKDVQLLQLPCPEFIMYGSQRWGHVKNQFQHPFYMEQCRKILEPVLLQLQEYAQHVEKFHVLGIVSVEGSPNCGYHLTCEGEWKGEIGTDEKRIQDIQKSLKMTENPGVYMEVLEKELQKRNMKIPIVTMKEAVQLLNN, from the coding sequence ATGAAAAATCTTTTGATAGTATCTCATTGTATTTTGAATAATGCGGCAAAAGTAGAACAGGATGAAGCTGAGCTGGCTGAAGAATATAAAATCCGTGAAGAACTGATGCAGCTTATTTTGAAAAAAGATGTACAGCTGCTTCAATTGCCTTGTCCGGAATTTATTATGTATGGATCTCAAAGATGGGGACATGTGAAGAACCAGTTTCAACATCCATTTTACATGGAACAATGCCGTAAAATTCTTGAACCGGTTCTGCTTCAGTTGCAGGAATACGCACAACATGTGGAAAAATTCCATGTTCTGGGGATTGTTTCTGTAGAGGGCAGTCCGAACTGTGGATATCATCTGACCTGTGAAGGAGAATGGAAAGGTGAGATTGGTACGGATGAAAAAAGAATACAGGACATTCAGAAATCTCTGAAAATGACAGAAAATCCGGGTGTGTATATGGAAGTACTGGAAAAAGAACTTCAAAAAAGAAATATGAAAATTCCTATTGTGACGATGAAAGAAGCAGTGCAACTGCTGAACAACTAA
- a CDS encoding diacylglycerol/lipid kinase family protein, with protein MKRLLFIYNPHAGKELLKPKLADVIDIFVKAGYEVVAYPTQAYRDAYKKIKKYDSNEYDLVVCSGGDGTLDEVVTGMMKRDRDKRDPIGYIPTGTTNDFASSLHIPRGLLEAADNAVNGEVFSCDAGRFNDDIFVYIAAFGLFTDVSYQTKQSMKNVLGHLAYVLEGAKRLFNIPSYKVKVTHDDEVIEDEFVYGMVTNSRSVGGFRNLVGKQVGFDDGVFEVTLIKTPKNPIELQEIIAALMIQQMDSKYMYTFKSGRIMFESIEEIPWTLDGEFGGEHDEVVIENLNKELQIMVPGTHEED; from the coding sequence ATGAAGCGTTTGCTTTTTATCTATAATCCACATGCAGGAAAAGAACTTTTAAAACCGAAACTTGCAGATGTTATTGATATCTTTGTGAAAGCGGGATATGAGGTTGTAGCATATCCGACGCAGGCATACCGTGATGCCTATAAAAAGATTAAAAAATATGACTCAAACGAATATGATCTGGTCGTGTGCAGCGGAGGAGACGGAACGCTTGATGAAGTTGTGACCGGTATGATGAAGCGAGACAGGGATAAGAGGGATCCGATCGGCTATATCCCGACCGGAACAACGAATGACTTTGCAAGCAGTCTTCACATCCCGAGAGGTTTGCTGGAAGCGGCAGATAATGCTGTGAATGGAGAGGTATTTTCCTGCGACGCAGGAAGATTTAATGATGATATTTTTGTGTATATTGCGGCATTTGGACTTTTTACGGATGTATCGTACCAGACCAAACAGTCAATGAAAAATGTATTGGGACATTTGGCGTATGTTCTGGAAGGGGCGAAGCGTCTGTTCAACATTCCTTCTTACAAAGTGAAAGTAACACATGATGATGAAGTGATCGAAGATGAATTCGTATATGGTATGGTTACGAATTCCAGATCAGTCGGCGGATTCCGTAATCTGGTCGGAAAACAGGTGGGGTTTGATGATGGCGTGTTTGAAGTAACGTTGATCAAGACACCAAAGAATCCGATCGAATTACAGGAGATTATTGCTGCACTGATGATTCAGCAGATGGATTCCAAATATATGTATACGTTCAAGAGCGGACGGATCATGTTTGAATCGATTGAGGAGATTCCGTGGACACTGGATGGGGAATTCGGCGGTGAACATGATGAGGTTGTGATTGAGAACTTGAATAAAGAGCTTCAGATCATGGTTCCGGGAACGCATGAAGAAGACTAA
- a CDS encoding energy-coupling factor transporter ATPase: MLQGKHITFSYSDSAKGKIDVLKDVSFEIREHDFIGLIGTSGSGKTTLIKHLNGLLKAESGEIFFNGENIYSKKYPISKLRKEVGLVFQYPEQQLFGRTILKDVMYGPLNLGMSEEEAEKSAVESLELVGISKEYYHLSPMELSGGQKRCVAIAGVLAMQPEILVLDEPAAGLDPETKNEIFELLCRIRKERNNAIVLVSHHMEDVAQFANRVWVMHEGKIAMDGTPEEVYGRVEELEEMHIGIPQITHLTYSLIQEGLPLSRPAINIADAEEMLVRIFKGEKER, translated from the coding sequence ATGCTGCAAGGTAAACATATCACATTTTCTTATTCAGATTCGGCAAAAGGGAAGATAGATGTTTTGAAAGATGTCTCATTTGAGATTAGAGAACATGATTTTATAGGACTGATTGGTACATCCGGGTCGGGAAAGACAACATTGATCAAGCATCTGAATGGTCTGCTGAAGGCGGAATCGGGAGAGATCTTTTTCAATGGGGAAAATATATATAGTAAAAAATATCCGATTTCAAAATTAAGAAAAGAAGTTGGTCTTGTATTTCAGTATCCGGAGCAGCAATTATTTGGCAGGACGATTCTGAAAGATGTTATGTATGGGCCGCTGAATCTTGGAATGAGTGAAGAAGAGGCTGAAAAGTCTGCAGTAGAAAGTCTGGAGCTTGTCGGAATCTCAAAAGAGTATTATCATTTGAGTCCGATGGAACTTTCGGGAGGTCAGAAACGATGCGTTGCGATTGCGGGAGTACTGGCGATGCAGCCGGAGATATTGGTGTTAGACGAACCGGCAGCAGGACTTGATCCTGAAACAAAAAATGAAATATTCGAGTTGTTGTGCAGGATAAGGAAAGAACGAAATAATGCAATTGTATTGGTTTCGCACCATATGGAAGATGTAGCTCAATTTGCTAATCGGGTATGGGTGATGCATGAAGGAAAGATCGCAATGGATGGCACTCCGGAAGAAGTATATGGAAGAGTGGAAGAGTTAGAAGAAATGCATATAGGAATCCCGCAGATTACGCATTTGACATATTCGCTGATACAGGAAGGTCTGCCTTTGTCGAGGCCGGCAATCAATATAGCGGATGCTGAAGAGATGCTGGTGAGAATATTTAAAGGAGAGAAGGAAAGATGA
- a CDS encoding N-acetylmuramoyl-L-alanine amidase: MAYSIMLDAGHGGAKDPGAVYEGRQEKDDNLKLVLAIGEILSDRGLDVEYTRTTDVYETPYEKAMKANNAGVDLFVSIHRNSFPVDNEVEGVESLVYDLSGLKYEMAQNINEQLEGVGFVNLGVKARPNLVVLKRTKMPAVLVEVGFINSDTDNQLFDDNFQDIAQAIADGILDTLESNGLIQEEKVPVYRVQVGLFRNQRYANRLLNELLEQEYPAYIDRSGPYHRVYVGEFDNLNDAVQMERRLKRAGYQTLIVQ; the protein is encoded by the coding sequence ATGGCGTATTCGATCATGTTGGATGCCGGACACGGCGGTGCAAAAGATCCTGGAGCAGTCTATGAAGGACGTCAGGAAAAAGATGACAACCTGAAACTTGTGCTGGCAATTGGAGAGATACTGTCGGACAGAGGACTGGATGTAGAATATACGCGGACAACAGATGTCTATGAAACACCTTATGAGAAGGCGATGAAAGCAAATAATGCGGGAGTTGATCTTTTTGTTTCTATTCACAGGAATTCGTTTCCTGTAGATAATGAAGTGGAAGGTGTGGAAAGCCTGGTCTATGATCTGTCCGGGTTAAAATATGAAATGGCACAGAATATCAATGAGCAGCTGGAAGGTGTAGGGTTTGTGAATCTGGGGGTGAAAGCAAGACCGAATCTTGTAGTCTTGAAACGTACAAAGATGCCGGCGGTGCTGGTAGAAGTCGGATTCATCAATTCGGATACAGACAATCAGCTGTTTGATGATAATTTCCAGGATATTGCACAGGCAATCGCGGATGGAATCCTGGATACACTGGAAAGTAACGGCCTGATCCAGGAAGAAAAAGTTCCGGTGTACCGGGTGCAGGTGGGACTGTTCCGCAATCAGCGCTATGCGAACCGGCTGCTGAATGAGCTGCTGGAACAGGAATATCCGGCATACATTGACCGGTCCGGTCCGTATCACAGAGTCTATGTGGGTGAATTTGACAACCTGAATGATGCGGTACAGATGGAACGGCGCCTGAAACGGGCAGGATATCAGACATTGATCGTACAATGA
- a CDS encoding sigma-70 domain-containing protein, protein MADRLEFKEKLAGILALAEGQNGKITVDEVEKYFEEDGLSQEQMNLVCDYLLSMKMAVVGYKQTGGTVKEAEKEEKQPLSAEEQKYVEEYLRGLGDMKEETQEEVRMAYYLPKVVEEAVRLHHPEVFIGDMIQEGNIALMVALKEIPKEKDEEEILEQVRAGMMASLESQTEVKRRDHKMVEKVTELDEAIKSMKEEYGRKVSVDEVAERLGISEDEIEDILKLAGEEVKDEE, encoded by the coding sequence ATGGCGGATAGATTGGAATTTAAAGAAAAACTGGCGGGAATTCTGGCGCTGGCAGAAGGACAGAATGGAAAAATCACAGTAGATGAAGTGGAAAAATACTTTGAAGAAGACGGACTTTCGCAGGAACAGATGAATCTGGTCTGTGATTATCTGTTATCGATGAAGATGGCGGTAGTCGGATACAAACAGACCGGAGGGACGGTAAAAGAGGCTGAGAAAGAAGAAAAACAGCCATTAAGTGCAGAAGAACAGAAATACGTGGAAGAATATCTGCGCGGACTCGGGGATATGAAAGAAGAGACACAGGAAGAAGTACGTATGGCTTATTATCTGCCGAAAGTAGTGGAAGAAGCGGTCAGATTGCATCATCCGGAAGTGTTTATCGGTGACATGATCCAGGAGGGAAATATAGCATTGATGGTCGCATTGAAAGAGATTCCGAAGGAAAAAGACGAAGAAGAGATTCTGGAGCAGGTGCGTGCCGGAATGATGGCTTCCCTGGAGTCGCAGACAGAGGTGAAAAGAAGAGATCATAAGATGGTTGAAAAAGTGACAGAACTTGATGAAGCAATTAAGAGTATGAAAGAAGAGTACGGACGGAAAGTCAGTGTAGACGAAGTGGCAGAACGTCTCGGAATCAGTGAGGATGAGATCGAAGATATTCTGAAACTTGCCGGAGAAGAGGTAAAAGACGAAGAATAA
- a CDS encoding CD3073 family putative ECF transporter S component: MKNRKVYVTTFCGVAVAMNIVLGIITSALGIPLYLDTLGTVLSAAILGPVPGIIVGALSNIITGLIYSVSDIPFCLVNMAVGLIVGLVAKKWKFGIVPAVITGIALSFICPAIGTPIGIYVYGGLNGSVSDMLVMSLVQGGKTIFQASFLRNVASNLIDKIGTCIIGCLLIKAMPMRFMDNFKKEA; encoded by the coding sequence ATGAAAAACAGAAAAGTCTATGTAACAACTTTTTGCGGTGTTGCAGTAGCAATGAACATCGTGCTTGGAATTATCACATCGGCACTGGGAATCCCGTTATATCTGGATACACTGGGAACTGTGCTTTCCGCAGCAATTCTTGGTCCGGTACCGGGAATCATTGTAGGAGCATTGAGCAATATTATTACGGGGCTGATCTACAGTGTGTCAGATATCCCATTCTGTCTGGTAAATATGGCAGTCGGTCTGATCGTAGGTCTTGTGGCAAAAAAATGGAAATTTGGAATCGTACCAGCAGTGATTACAGGTATTGCGCTTAGCTTTATCTGCCCGGCAATTGGAACACCAATCGGAATCTATGTATATGGTGGACTGAATGGATCTGTATCTGATATGCTGGTAATGTCACTGGTACAGGGCGGAAAAACAATTTTCCAGGCTTCATTCCTTAGAAATGTTGCATCAAACTTAATCGATAAGATCGGAACATGTATTATTGGATGCCTGCTCATTAAGGCAATGCCGATGAGATTCATGGATAATTTTAAGAAAGAGGCATAA
- the whiA gene encoding DNA-binding protein WhiA, protein MSFSGKVKEELLEHYARARHCDIAELSAIVHMAGEFKVGHGGVCCLKVHTENLGVARKCFTLLVKTFNIKTDVVVRRNTGKDNYSYYIYAKGEELLAIRDTIVQAVCCKRAYIRGAFIASGSMSDPSKSYHFEIVCNDENQAEHLKEMMNSFGVDAKIVQRKRTYVVYLKEGSQIVDMLNVMEAHVALMELENVRIVKEMRNSVNRKVNCETANINKTVSAAVRQMEDITYIRDQIGFDKLPEGLRDVALTRLAYPEAALKELGQLMASPLGKSGVNHRLRKLSEIAQGLREQQGGASRYD, encoded by the coding sequence ATGTCATTTTCTGGAAAAGTTAAAGAAGAATTGTTAGAGCATTATGCCCGTGCGAGACATTGTGATATTGCGGAATTATCGGCAATTGTTCACATGGCGGGAGAATTTAAGGTGGGACACGGAGGTGTATGCTGCCTTAAGGTGCATACGGAAAATCTTGGAGTTGCGAGAAAATGCTTTACATTATTGGTAAAAACGTTTAATATAAAAACTGATGTCGTAGTCCGCAGAAATACGGGAAAGGATAACTACAGCTATTATATTTACGCAAAAGGTGAAGAATTGCTGGCGATACGTGACACGATCGTGCAGGCAGTCTGCTGTAAAAGGGCATATATAAGAGGGGCATTTATTGCATCGGGGTCTATGAGTGATCCAAGTAAGTCCTATCATTTTGAAATTGTCTGCAATGATGAGAATCAGGCAGAACATCTGAAAGAGATGATGAACAGTTTTGGCGTGGATGCCAAGATCGTTCAGCGTAAAAGAACATATGTGGTATATCTGAAAGAAGGGTCACAGATTGTAGATATGCTGAATGTGATGGAAGCACATGTGGCTCTGATGGAACTGGAGAATGTACGTATTGTGAAAGAGATGCGCAATTCAGTGAACCGTAAAGTAAATTGTGAGACGGCTAATATTAATAAAACCGTATCTGCTGCAGTAAGGCAGATGGAGGATATTACATATATCAGAGATCAGATCGGTTTTGATAAGTTGCCGGAGGGATTAAGAGACGTTGCCCTTACGCGTCTGGCGTATCCGGAAGCAGCTTTGAAAGAACTGGGTCAACTGATGGCAAGCCCGCTTGGTAAATCAGGGGTTAATCATCGACTCAGGAAGTTAAGTGAAATAGCACAAGGGTTAAGGGAACAGCAAGGAGGAGCAAGTCGTTATGATTAG
- a CDS encoding energy-coupling factor transporter ATPase: MIKIENLVHKYTIWKDENTKSEKTVLDGISLDIPSGQFVAILGPNGSGKSTLAKHLNVLLLPNEGTVWIDGKDTHAKERLWEIRSQVGMVFQNPDNQIIGTSVEEDVAFGPENKNIEPEKIRKIVETVLRKVKLWDRRKASPSRLSGGQKQRLATADALAGLPACLVLDEPTAMLDPDSRKEVINIVKELNRKEEMTIILITHHTDEVVDADRIVLMKDGKIIGDDIPKKIFADYELLKKAKMDIPPVVELGMRLEKQQIGLEGPVLQEQEMIEKIVKLYRSKCGGKKDAAR, translated from the coding sequence ATGATAAAGATTGAAAATCTGGTACATAAGTATACGATATGGAAAGATGAAAATACAAAAAGTGAGAAGACAGTATTGGACGGAATATCATTAGATATTCCGTCTGGTCAGTTTGTGGCAATTTTAGGACCGAATGGTTCCGGAAAGTCTACATTGGCAAAACATTTAAATGTACTGCTGCTTCCGAATGAAGGAACGGTATGGATTGACGGGAAAGATACACATGCAAAAGAAAGGCTCTGGGAAATCAGAAGTCAGGTTGGCATGGTATTTCAGAATCCGGATAACCAGATCATTGGGACGAGTGTAGAAGAAGATGTTGCATTTGGTCCGGAAAACAAAAATATAGAACCGGAAAAAATAAGAAAAATTGTAGAAACTGTTTTGCGAAAAGTGAAGCTGTGGGATCGGAGAAAGGCGTCACCTTCCAGATTATCCGGCGGACAAAAACAGAGACTGGCAACGGCCGATGCGCTGGCAGGACTTCCGGCATGTCTGGTGTTAGATGAACCGACAGCTATGCTTGATCCGGATTCAAGAAAAGAAGTAATAAATATCGTGAAAGAATTGAATCGAAAAGAAGAAATGACGATTATTCTGATTACGCATCACACGGATGAAGTAGTAGATGCAGACCGTATTGTATTGATGAAGGATGGGAAAATCATCGGGGATGACATTCCGAAGAAAATATTTGCGGATTACGAATTGTTAAAAAAGGCAAAAATGGATATTCCGCCGGTTGTAGAGTTGGGAATGAGATTAGAAAAACAGCAAATTGGATTAGAGGGTCCGGTTTTACAGGAACAGGAAATGATCGAAAAAATCGTGAAATTATACAGAAGTAAATGTGGAGGCAAAAAGGATGCTGCAAGGTAA